TCTCCAATAGTTTAAAAAGGTAATCATAAGATATGACTTGCATTTGGATCTGATAATTATTCGGAGGTGGCTGTCTTGCTATCGCTATTTTTTCCAGAATGTTCTGGTTTTAATGATTTGCGCATGCGAGTCCTTTGAGGGCCGTAGCAGTGGCAGGTTCCCCATTGTCCCCGTCCTGCCACCCTGCTCTGCCGCCACTGCCTCCTCACACAGACTGTACTGAACTGACTGCTCCGAACATTTCTGTTGAATGGCtaattgaatgagtgaatgaatgaatcttttaAATGTACCTATAGAAGTCGTGACATTTAGTAATAAGGTGGGGGCGAGGGAAccttgttaaaatatatttttataaacagaGTGGAAAAAGTTTGAAATTGTACATGGGTCTTTTAAAATACAGCAGAATAGGTATCAGACCACCCCAAAGTATTCTTGGGTGAAGTGAGAAGCTGGCAGGTCCCAGCTGACTACAGACAGCTGCATCCTGGCAGCTGATTGGCTCCACAGTTGCAGGCCTCACAAACTCCGCATTGGGTGGTAGCCCATGCTGAAGTTTGGAGCCTGCCTGTGGAACTTGCTAGCTGGAGCCAAAGCCCGCTTCCTCTTTTGCGGGAGCTGCCCTTAATAATGAGTAAGAATGGGTTTGGGAGCTATGGCAGCATTTCTGCCCCAGGTGGAGCCAGCGGAAGCAGTGACCCACTGTCTCAGGGCAGGGTAGCTCTTGCTACTAAGTCCATGGGATCCAGGGCCCAAATCCAGGCTGTTGTTCCTTGTGTAAACCAGCTGCTCACCTCCACTCTGGTTGATAACATCTTCAAGACTAGAGGAATCAAGATTTCCCAAGTTTCTGTTGTGGGAATaataaggcaggcagagaagactGCAAGTTACTTTACAAGATTTACGATAGGACCATTAAACCTATCGAGGTCTGCCAGTGGGTTGGCAGAGATAAAGCAAAGCAGCAGGTGACTCTGCTTCCAGTGGGAGTATATGCCAAAGTGTTTGGTATCCTGGAATGTTCTGCGGAGGTGAAGAGCCTTGAGAAGTTGAAAATCCATGTCCTCCAGGACATGAATGAGTACAGCACACACATAATCTAGAAACGGTCAAGGTACATGATGCTGGATAACACCTGCCAAGCGGCCTCTGGGCAAAGTGGCCCTGTTGATCCATCAGAAAGGGGTGAGGCCCAGAAGCACGGCGAGCACCACCCCAGTTTCGTCCAGAATCAGGTGCTGCATTTGATTCATGAGCTCCAGACCAAGCTTTGTGACCTGAGCATCTGGACCGTCAAGCAAGCCATTGATTATCTGACCATGGAGGGCCGCATCTACCCCCACTGTGGATGAAGAGCATTTCAAATCTGCTGATTGAAGCACCGAAAACTTTTGTCTCATTTTCTGAAGACCCTGCCTCCTGTTGTGACTGAGTTTGTGTGATTTTtaggaagtagattttttttttaacaaaagattGGAAGTGGCATCCTTTGGAACctcactgcttttccagctgctTTGAACTTAACTGTTTTTCTAACTATATTTGAAGCTTAGAAAGAGATAATGGCCAGTTGACTGGCCTTTTTGTAGGATTTACCAACGAGCAGATGAAAACACTCCTGGATGGATGAATTTGGGGAAGCAAAGGTAcagaaaaagttgaaaattattattttcttgcaTGGGAGCTTCTTTTTCCAAAATATCTAAGTATTAGGAGAAAATAGATGCAGTCAAGGAGCCAgttaagagacaaaaaaaaagtgtttttacaTAGACTCATTTTCTATGTTTTGATTTAGCATCTTATATTCATACTGTTATGTTATGCTAAATATAGTAGTTGATTGACTCAGATGAGCTAAAGAAAGTAGTTTATGAATTCAGGTACCCAGTTCATGTTCATATAGTAATCTGCTCTTATTACCATaagtttatgttttttaaaagataaaattatactACATTTAAATGGCAGGGTCagctttgactttttttcttaaagtatacTTGTTTTGAATTCAGTGTggtgatatttttataaattataatctcTTATACTTGCATAGTACACAGATACCAGACTTGACGTAAGTTTTATGTTCTGATGTATTATTTATAGTACTAAATGctctattttatgtataagaaGGTTTTATTCTTATAGGTTAGATGAACAAGTTCTTATAGGAATATTATTAAGCTTAGCAAGTTTAATGAAAGTTTATGCAAGCATTTTATTGAAGCACTTTTGCAAATCTTCATTGTGTGATTTGTTTTCCTAAATTCATTTGGAAAGcctttagttttgcttttgaatattaacattttaattatccggagggatttttttctcctctgtgtgtgATGTCAATAACATATGTTATATCCTTTTTGTAATAATATATTTCAGTATGcatgtctgctaagtcacttcagttgtgtctgactctttgcaaccctgtggactgtagcccgccaggctcctccgtccatgggattgtccaggcaagaatactggagtggatcgccatttcctcctccaggggatcttccccactcagggattgaacctgcgtctcttttgtctcctgcattggcaggcaggttctttaccactgtgccacgtgggaagTCATGCATTTTAGTATAGGTTATATTAAATATGTGAGGCttttaaatgattgaataaagTAAGCACTAAGTTGTACATACACTAAAGATGGTATCTTTCAAGTTACTGGTTTTGTTACATTAgtggaaagaaaaattatatatattcatttagacAGGTAGAAGAGAAAAGCATTACTTGTCTCAATCAAAAAAGAAggtgaaaaaacagagaaaagctcTTAAAAGCCAGCAGTCCAGACTGTCAGAACGTGGCCTTTCTTTGCCAATTCTAAGAAAAAATTATCACCAATTGTTG
The nucleotide sequence above comes from Capricornis sumatraensis isolate serow.1 chromosome X, serow.2, whole genome shotgun sequence. Encoded proteins:
- the RPA4 gene encoding LOW QUALITY PROTEIN: replication protein A 30 kDa subunit (The sequence of the model RefSeq protein was modified relative to this genomic sequence to represent the inferred CDS: inserted 1 base in 1 codon; deleted 1 base in 1 codon; substituted 1 base at 1 genomic stop codon), translated to MSKNGFGSYGSISAPGGASGSSDPLSQGRVALATKSMGSRAQIQAVVPCVNQLLTSTLVDNIFKTRGIKISQVSVVGIIRQAEKTASYXYKIYDRTIKPIEVCQWVGRDKAKQQVTLLPVGVYAKVFGILECSAEVKSLEKLKIHVLQDMNEYSTHIIXKRSRYMMLDNTCQAASGQSGPVDPSERGEAQKHGEHHPSFVQNQVLHLIHELQTKLCDLSIWTVKQAIDYLTMEGRIYPTVDEEHFKSAD